Within uncultured Methanoregula sp., the genomic segment CGGGAGAAAAAACGGAAGACCAGGAAACAGGGTTGATCATACCATTCCTATGAAGTGCGTCATCTGTAAACACGGCGAGACCAGAGAGGGCACGACCACGGTCACGTTTGACCGGGACGGTATGACCCTTGTCGTGAAAGATGTTCCCGCCCAGGTCTGCACAAACTGCGGTGAGGATTACGTGGACGAGCATATCGCCCACGAGATCCTAGCTATCGCCAAACGGATGGCAAAGAGCGGGGCACAGGTCGATGTACGAAGGTACGTTGCTGGCTCTGCCCTGCCGTGCTGATGAATTTTCTTTTTTCCTGCTTCACATACCGAGGAACTTCA encodes:
- a CDS encoding type II toxin-antitoxin system MqsA family antitoxin, whose product is MKCVICKHGETREGTTTVTFDRDGMTLVVKDVPAQVCTNCGEDYVDEHIAHEILAIAKRMAKSGAQVDVRRYVAGSALPC